From Rhinolophus sinicus isolate RSC01 linkage group LG15, ASM3656204v1, whole genome shotgun sequence, the proteins below share one genomic window:
- the SGCA gene encoding alpha-sarcoglycan isoform X1 yields the protein MAAALIWIPLLSGLLTELGVTKAQQTTLHPLVGRVFVHTLDHETFLRLPEHVAVPPTIPVTYQAHLQGHPDLPRWLRYTQRSPHHPGFLYGTPTPGDRGRQVIEVIAYNRDNFDTTRQRLVLLIGDPEGPLIPYQAEFLVRSHDVEEVLPSTLASRFLTALGGLWEPGELQLLNITSALDRGGRVPLPIEGRKEGVYIKVGSAYPFSTCLKMVSSPDSHARCAQGQPPLLSCYDTLAPHFRVDWCNVSLVDKSVPEPADEVPTPGDGILEHDPFFCPPTEAPARDFLTDALVTLLVPLLVALLLTLLLAYIMCCRREGRLKRDLATSDIQMVHHDTIRGNTEELRQMAASREVPRPLSTLPMFNVRTGERLPPQVDSAQVPLILDQH from the exons atggcagcagCACTGATCTGGATTCCTCTCCTTTCGG GTCTCCTGACAGAGCTGGGGGTCACCAAGGCCCAGCAGACCACCCTGCACCCACTTGTGGGCCGCGTATTTGTGCACACCTTGGACCACGAAACCTTCCTGCGCCTTCCTGAGCATGTCG CTGTCCCACCCACCATCCCTGTCACCTACCAGGCTCACCTCCAGGGACACCCAGACCTGCCTCGGTGGCTCCGCTACACCCAGCGAAGCCCCCACCATCCTGGCTTCCTTTATGgtacccccaccccaggagatCGTGGACGGCAGGTCATAGAG GTCATAGCCTACAACCGGGACAACTTCGACACCACCCGGCAGAGGCTGGTGCTGTTGATTGGGGACCCAGAAG GCCCCCTGATACCATACCAGGCTGAATTCCTGGTGCGCAGCCATGATGTGGAGGAGGTGCTGCCCTCAACACTTGCCAGTCGCTTCCTCACAGCCTTGGGGGGTCTCTGGGAACCGGGGGAGCTCCAGCTGCTTAACATCACCTCTGCCTTGGACCGTGGGGGCCGTGTTCCCCTTCCCATCGAGGGCCGCAAGGAAGG GGTGTACATCAAGGTGGGCTCTGCCTACCCCTTCTCCACCTGCCTGAAGATGGTGTCATCACCTGACAGCCATGCTCGCTGTGCCCAGGGCCAGCCTCCACTTCTGTCCTGCTATGACACCTTGGCACCTCACTTCCGTGTTGACTGGTGTAATGTGTCCCTG GTGGATAAGTCAGTGCCGGAGCCTGCAGATGAGGTGCCCACCCCAGGTGATGGGATCCTGGAGCATGACCCGTTCTTCTGCCCACCCACCGAGGCCCCAGCCAGAGACTTCCTGACTGACGCATTGGTCACCCTCCTGGTGCCTCTCCTGGTAGCCCTGCTGCTCACCCTGCTCCTGGCCTACATCATGTGCTGCCGGCGGGAGGGACG GCTGAAGAGAGACCTGGCCACCTCTGA CATCCAGATGGTCCACCATGACACCATTCGTGGGAACACAGAGGAGCTGCGACAGATGGCAGCCAGCCGAGAGGTGCCCAGGCCACTCTCCACCCTGCCCATGTTCAACGTACGCACAGGCGAACGGCTGCCTCCCCAAGTGGACAGTGCCCAGGTGCCCCTCATCCTGGACCAGCACTGA
- the SGCA gene encoding alpha-sarcoglycan isoform X2, which yields MGLLTELGVTKAQQTTLHPLVGRVFVHTLDHETFLRLPEHVAVPPTIPVTYQAHLQGHPDLPRWLRYTQRSPHHPGFLYGTPTPGDRGRQVIEVIAYNRDNFDTTRQRLVLLIGDPEGPLIPYQAEFLVRSHDVEEVLPSTLASRFLTALGGLWEPGELQLLNITSALDRGGRVPLPIEGRKEGVYIKVGSAYPFSTCLKMVSSPDSHARCAQGQPPLLSCYDTLAPHFRVDWCNVSLVDKSVPEPADEVPTPGDGILEHDPFFCPPTEAPARDFLTDALVTLLVPLLVALLLTLLLAYIMCCRREGRLKRDLATSDIQMVHHDTIRGNTEELRQMAASREVPRPLSTLPMFNVRTGERLPPQVDSAQVPLILDQH from the exons ATGG GTCTCCTGACAGAGCTGGGGGTCACCAAGGCCCAGCAGACCACCCTGCACCCACTTGTGGGCCGCGTATTTGTGCACACCTTGGACCACGAAACCTTCCTGCGCCTTCCTGAGCATGTCG CTGTCCCACCCACCATCCCTGTCACCTACCAGGCTCACCTCCAGGGACACCCAGACCTGCCTCGGTGGCTCCGCTACACCCAGCGAAGCCCCCACCATCCTGGCTTCCTTTATGgtacccccaccccaggagatCGTGGACGGCAGGTCATAGAG GTCATAGCCTACAACCGGGACAACTTCGACACCACCCGGCAGAGGCTGGTGCTGTTGATTGGGGACCCAGAAG GCCCCCTGATACCATACCAGGCTGAATTCCTGGTGCGCAGCCATGATGTGGAGGAGGTGCTGCCCTCAACACTTGCCAGTCGCTTCCTCACAGCCTTGGGGGGTCTCTGGGAACCGGGGGAGCTCCAGCTGCTTAACATCACCTCTGCCTTGGACCGTGGGGGCCGTGTTCCCCTTCCCATCGAGGGCCGCAAGGAAGG GGTGTACATCAAGGTGGGCTCTGCCTACCCCTTCTCCACCTGCCTGAAGATGGTGTCATCACCTGACAGCCATGCTCGCTGTGCCCAGGGCCAGCCTCCACTTCTGTCCTGCTATGACACCTTGGCACCTCACTTCCGTGTTGACTGGTGTAATGTGTCCCTG GTGGATAAGTCAGTGCCGGAGCCTGCAGATGAGGTGCCCACCCCAGGTGATGGGATCCTGGAGCATGACCCGTTCTTCTGCCCACCCACCGAGGCCCCAGCCAGAGACTTCCTGACTGACGCATTGGTCACCCTCCTGGTGCCTCTCCTGGTAGCCCTGCTGCTCACCCTGCTCCTGGCCTACATCATGTGCTGCCGGCGGGAGGGACG GCTGAAGAGAGACCTGGCCACCTCTGA CATCCAGATGGTCCACCATGACACCATTCGTGGGAACACAGAGGAGCTGCGACAGATGGCAGCCAGCCGAGAGGTGCCCAGGCCACTCTCCACCCTGCCCATGTTCAACGTACGCACAGGCGAACGGCTGCCTCCCCAAGTGGACAGTGCCCAGGTGCCCCTCATCCTGGACCAGCACTGA